From Paenibacillus sp. PK3_47, the proteins below share one genomic window:
- a CDS encoding PolC-type DNA polymerase III, which yields MEQNVERRKRFELLMKQGEIPPAIIDPYFLDGVIERVEISRGNRDWRIVIAKDTLVPAQTYRTFCLRMREKLQHIAKVSFLFLYNDEVSRDELVREYWGLFLEWVQREIPSVNGWLTRSSQELQDSTLMLSLNDNMSLELARKKGIEGAIIKFYDKYFGLPLKVKLQIAENEISQADAYEEFQQRLQQEQREIVELMMMHSEPEEPEEEEGDPNEVIKLQVGYEIKEQAVSILQIQDEEKKITVQGTIFGLESKELRNGNTLFTFCITDFTDSLQMKMFAKTKEDLKVMGQLANGKWVRARGKVEYDRFMQIPELVMIPSDLTEVSAPPARKDTAKQKRVEFHLHTTMSTMDAVTPIDTYVKTAAKWGHPAIAVTDHGNVQSFPDANHAAHKHKIKLLYGVEANVVNDSVNIVENAQPLDLKTATYVVFDIETTGLSITRNNITELAAIKMSEGKELGRYTTFVNPHEKIPYHIQQLTNITDEMVKDAPDLEPVLKEFVEFVGDSILVAHNARFDMGFIQASLKKLGLPVLPNPSLDTLELARLLFPSMKNHRLNTLADKYKVLLESHHRAVDDTIALGGILNGLLADAEKMKGLTKLSQLNDYVGKDLSNARPFHCGIYALNPAGKKNLYKLISMSHTEYFKKVPCIPKSKLEEHRDGLIIISGCERGEFFEAVLNKTVEEAMEVAEFYDVLEIQPLTMYMHLVDKGFVATADDLRNVVRKICEIGVQMNKPVIATGNVHYLEPRDKLFRDITIHGITGFSPLKDQRKPDAHFRTTDEMLAEFDFLGAEKAMEVVVTNTVELAERFEDYELFPNELFTPIIEGADDEIRNTCYETARSIYGEELPEVVVARLEKELAPIIKYGFSANYLISERLVKKSNKDGYLVGSRGSVGSSVVATFLGISEVNPLPAHYICTNPECRHSEWFLDGSVPSGFDLPDKSCPDCGGKLKGEGQDIPFETFLGFKGDKVPDIDLNFSGEYQPQAHGFTKVMFGPDNVFRAGTIGTVAEKTAFGFTKKYEEHHQKRWRGAELSRLAAGCTGVKRSTGQHPGGIVVLPDYMEIEDITPVQYPADDVTAEWKTTHFDYHAFDANLLKLDILGHDDPTMMRMLQDLTGVDPTTIPMNDPKVMSMFNSTDALGVRPEQIRTPVATYGVPEMGTKFVRQMLVEAKPSSFADLLQISGLSHGTGVWLGNAQELIKNNTCNIKTVIGCRDDIMLYLIYKADMDASLAFKITESVRKGKGLPPEWIEEMKKCKVPQWYIDSCLKIQYMFPKAHAAAYVISAVRTAFFKLYYPIEYYATYFSVRAADFDIELCCQGYEAINRQIGEIEGKGFQALPKEKAMLPVLEMALEMTARGFTFKSIDLYRSDANRFTVDGTSLIPPFSALAGIGENAAINIAAAKEAGEFLSIEDFQQKSKASKTVIELLTGMGCFRGLPESNQLSLF from the coding sequence ATGGAACAGAACGTGGAGAGAAGAAAGAGGTTTGAGCTGTTGATGAAGCAGGGCGAAATCCCCCCTGCGATCATTGATCCCTACTTTTTGGACGGTGTAATTGAACGGGTGGAAATCAGCCGCGGCAACCGGGACTGGCGTATTGTCATTGCCAAAGACACTCTTGTTCCGGCGCAGACCTACCGTACCTTTTGTTTGAGAATGCGAGAGAAGCTGCAGCATATCGCCAAAGTCAGCTTCTTGTTTCTATATAATGATGAAGTTAGCCGGGATGAGCTGGTACGGGAATATTGGGGCTTGTTTCTGGAATGGGTCCAGCGTGAAATTCCGTCTGTAAACGGCTGGCTGACACGCTCCTCCCAGGAGCTTCAGGATAGCACGCTTATGCTCAGTCTAAATGACAACATGTCGCTTGAACTCGCCCGTAAAAAAGGGATCGAAGGCGCGATTATCAAATTTTACGATAAATATTTCGGGTTACCGCTGAAGGTCAAACTGCAGATTGCCGAGAATGAGATCAGCCAGGCCGATGCCTATGAAGAATTCCAGCAAAGGCTGCAGCAGGAGCAGCGTGAGATCGTTGAACTCATGATGATGCACAGCGAACCGGAAGAGCCGGAAGAAGAAGAAGGCGATCCGAATGAAGTGATTAAGCTTCAGGTCGGCTATGAAATCAAAGAGCAGGCTGTATCCATTCTGCAAATCCAGGATGAAGAGAAGAAAATCACGGTTCAGGGCACGATCTTTGGCCTGGAGAGCAAGGAGCTGCGCAACGGTAATACGCTGTTCACCTTCTGCATCACCGACTTTACAGATTCACTCCAGATGAAAATGTTTGCGAAGACCAAAGAAGATCTCAAGGTAATGGGCCAGTTGGCCAACGGCAAGTGGGTCAGAGCACGCGGTAAGGTGGAATATGACCGGTTTATGCAGATTCCCGAGCTGGTCATGATTCCTTCGGACCTCACTGAAGTATCCGCACCGCCTGCCCGCAAGGATACTGCCAAGCAGAAGCGGGTAGAGTTCCATCTCCATACCACAATGAGTACGATGGATGCTGTAACACCTATTGATACTTATGTCAAAACTGCGGCAAAATGGGGCCACCCGGCGATAGCCGTTACCGATCACGGTAATGTGCAGAGCTTCCCGGATGCCAATCATGCGGCGCATAAGCACAAAATCAAGCTGCTCTACGGAGTGGAAGCCAATGTTGTAAATGATTCGGTCAATATCGTGGAGAATGCCCAGCCGCTGGACCTCAAGACCGCCACCTATGTCGTATTCGATATCGAGACCACCGGTCTGTCGATCACCCGCAATAATATTACGGAGCTTGCAGCGATCAAAATGAGCGAAGGTAAAGAGCTGGGCCGTTATACTACTTTCGTCAATCCTCATGAAAAGATTCCGTACCATATCCAGCAGCTGACCAATATCACGGATGAGATGGTTAAAGATGCGCCTGATCTGGAGCCGGTGCTTAAAGAATTCGTGGAATTCGTCGGAGACAGCATCCTGGTTGCGCATAATGCGAGGTTTGATATGGGCTTTATCCAGGCGTCGCTGAAGAAGCTGGGGCTTCCGGTCCTGCCTAACCCTTCACTGGACACCCTGGAACTGGCACGGCTGCTGTTCCCGAGTATGAAGAACCACCGGCTGAACACGCTGGCCGACAAATATAAAGTCCTGCTTGAAAGTCATCACCGTGCGGTGGATGATACGATCGCGCTTGGAGGTATTCTGAACGGCTTGCTGGCCGATGCGGAAAAAATGAAAGGCTTGACCAAGCTGAGCCAGCTCAATGACTATGTCGGCAAGGATCTGTCCAATGCCCGTCCATTCCACTGCGGAATCTACGCGCTTAATCCGGCCGGCAAAAAGAATCTTTACAAGCTGATCTCCATGTCGCATACGGAATATTTCAAAAAGGTGCCTTGCATACCGAAGTCCAAGCTTGAAGAGCACCGTGACGGTCTGATCATCATCTCCGGCTGCGAACGCGGAGAGTTCTTCGAAGCCGTACTTAACAAGACGGTGGAAGAAGCTATGGAGGTTGCCGAATTCTATGACGTTCTGGAGATTCAGCCGCTGACCATGTACATGCATCTGGTGGACAAAGGGTTTGTAGCCACTGCAGATGATTTGCGGAATGTGGTGCGCAAGATCTGCGAAATCGGCGTGCAAATGAACAAGCCGGTAATCGCCACAGGCAATGTTCATTATCTGGAGCCGCGTGACAAGCTGTTCCGAGATATAACGATTCACGGGATTACCGGATTCAGTCCGCTGAAGGATCAGCGCAAGCCGGATGCCCATTTCCGGACTACCGATGAAATGCTGGCGGAGTTCGACTTTCTTGGTGCAGAAAAAGCGATGGAGGTCGTGGTTACCAATACGGTAGAGCTGGCTGAACGCTTTGAAGACTACGAGCTGTTCCCGAATGAGCTGTTCACGCCGATCATTGAAGGAGCGGATGACGAGATCCGCAACACCTGTTATGAAACGGCCAGATCGATCTATGGCGAAGAATTGCCGGAAGTTGTGGTAGCACGTCTGGAAAAAGAATTGGCACCGATTATCAAATACGGATTCTCTGCCAACTATCTGATTTCGGAGCGTCTGGTTAAAAAGTCCAACAAGGACGGTTACCTTGTAGGATCACGGGGTTCGGTAGGGTCTTCTGTCGTCGCTACTTTCCTTGGGATATCCGAGGTAAATCCGCTTCCGGCCCATTATATCTGTACGAATCCGGAATGCCGGCACAGCGAGTGGTTCCTGGACGGCAGCGTGCCAAGCGGCTTCGATTTACCGGACAAGTCCTGCCCGGACTGCGGGGGCAAGCTGAAGGGTGAAGGCCAGGATATCCCGTTCGAGACGTTTCTCGGCTTTAAAGGGGATAAGGTTCCCGATATCGATCTTAACTTTTCGGGTGAATACCAGCCGCAGGCCCATGGCTTTACCAAGGTCATGTTTGGTCCGGACAATGTCTTCCGGGCGGGAACGATCGGTACAGTGGCAGAGAAGACGGCATTTGGATTTACCAAAAAGTATGAGGAACACCATCAGAAACGCTGGCGGGGAGCAGAGCTAAGCCGCCTGGCTGCAGGCTGTACAGGAGTCAAGCGCAGTACGGGCCAGCATCCGGGCGGAATTGTCGTTCTGCCGGATTACATGGAGATCGAAGATATCACTCCGGTGCAGTATCCTGCAGATGATGTCACTGCCGAATGGAAGACCACCCATTTTGACTATCACGCCTTTGATGCCAACCTGCTGAAGCTTGATATTCTGGGTCATGATGATCCGACCATGATGCGGATGCTGCAGGATTTGACCGGGGTAGATCCGACAACAATTCCAATGAATGATCCCAAGGTCATGAGCATGTTCAACTCCACAGATGCGCTTGGGGTCAGACCGGAGCAGATACGTACACCGGTAGCAACCTATGGTGTGCCGGAAATGGGGACGAAGTTTGTCCGCCAGATGCTTGTAGAAGCTAAGCCTTCCAGTTTTGCCGATTTGCTGCAGATTTCAGGTTTATCACATGGTACAGGTGTATGGCTGGGGAATGCCCAGGAGCTGATCAAGAACAATACCTGCAACATCAAGACCGTAATCGGCTGCCGTGATGATATCATGCTCTACCTGATTTACAAGGCGGACATGGATGCCAGCCTGGCCTTCAAAATTACGGAAAGCGTACGTAAAGGAAAGGGACTGCCTCCCGAATGGATTGAAGAGATGAAGAAGTGCAAAGTACCGCAATGGTACATTGACTCCTGTCTGAAAATCCAGTATATGTTCCCGAAGGCGCATGCTGCCGCTTACGTTATTTCAGCAGTTCGGACAGCCTTCTTTAAGCTGTACTATCCGATTGAATATTATGCGACCTACTTCTCGGTGCGTGCGGCTGATTTTGATATTGAGCTCTGCTGCCAGGGGTATGAGGCCATTAACCGGCAGATTGGCGAGATCGAGGGCAAAGGCTTCCAGGCGCTGCCCAAGGAAAAAGCTATGCTTCCGGTACTGGAGATGGCACTTGAAATGACGGCCCGCGGCTTCACGTTCAAGAGTATCGACCTGTACCGTTCCGATGCCAACCGCTTTACTGTGGACGGAACCAGCCTTATTCCTCCGTTCTCCGCACTTGCGGGGATCGGCGAGAATGCCGCAATCAATATTGCGGCAGCGAAGGAAGCCGGCGAATTCCTTTCGATCGAAGATTTCCAGCAGAAATCCAAAGCAAGTAAGACGGTCATCGAGCTGCTGACCGGTATGGGCTGCTTCCGCGGCCTTCCGGAAAGCAACCAGTTATCCTTGTTTTAA
- the proS gene encoding proline--tRNA ligase, which produces MAKDKQFVTEITPQGEDFSRWYIDVIKKADLMDYSPVRGCIVFKPEGYEIWEHIQEEMNRRLKATGHRNAYFPVFIPESFFQKEKDHIEGFNPELPWVTEAGGDVLEERLAVRPTSETMFGHMYSKWIQSYRDLPVLINQWANVVRWEKRTLPFIRTTEFLWQEGHTAHENESEAREETMRMLENYRDFVESYLAIPVVTGQKTPSERFAGAVDTYSIEAMMKDGRAVQAATSHYLGTKFAEAFEIQYLSRENVLEHVHTTSWGSTTRLIGSLIMVHGDDRGLALPPKVAPTQVIMIPIGPPKTREAVIGRTDELFKELKDAGIRVRVDDRADLTPGWKFNEYEMRGVPVRLELGPRDMENGVCVLVSRISGEKKVIQQENLVEEVQAMLEQVHNEMYERALKFREDHFYSVDTLDEMKASMEEKRGFALAGWCGTEECEDKVKEVTGAGSRNIPFDPAEKKTTCICCGKPARHTVVFAKAY; this is translated from the coding sequence ATGGCAAAAGACAAGCAGTTTGTAACTGAGATCACGCCGCAGGGCGAAGATTTCTCACGCTGGTACATTGATGTAATCAAAAAAGCAGACCTGATGGACTATTCCCCGGTCCGCGGCTGTATCGTTTTTAAACCGGAAGGCTATGAAATCTGGGAGCATATCCAGGAGGAAATGAACCGCCGCCTGAAGGCCACCGGTCACCGTAACGCCTATTTCCCTGTATTCATTCCGGAGAGCTTTTTCCAGAAGGAAAAGGATCATATCGAGGGTTTCAATCCCGAGCTGCCATGGGTAACCGAGGCGGGCGGAGATGTGCTGGAAGAGCGTCTGGCTGTCCGTCCGACTTCAGAGACCATGTTCGGTCATATGTACTCGAAGTGGATCCAGTCCTACCGTGATCTGCCGGTGCTGATTAATCAGTGGGCGAACGTTGTGCGCTGGGAGAAGCGTACGCTGCCTTTTATCCGGACTACAGAATTCCTGTGGCAGGAAGGGCATACCGCTCATGAAAATGAGAGCGAAGCCCGTGAAGAAACCATGCGGATGCTGGAGAATTACCGTGATTTTGTAGAGAGCTATCTGGCCATTCCGGTAGTTACCGGACAGAAGACACCTTCCGAGCGTTTTGCCGGAGCGGTAGATACGTATTCCATTGAAGCAATGATGAAGGATGGACGTGCCGTTCAGGCAGCCACCTCGCATTATCTGGGAACAAAATTTGCCGAAGCGTTTGAAATTCAATATCTGAGCCGTGAGAATGTGCTGGAGCATGTGCATACGACTTCTTGGGGTTCAACGACACGACTGATCGGTTCCCTGATTATGGTGCACGGGGACGACCGCGGACTGGCGCTGCCGCCTAAGGTTGCTCCGACACAGGTCATTATGATTCCAATCGGACCTCCGAAGACCCGTGAAGCGGTTATTGGCCGGACGGACGAGCTGTTCAAGGAGCTGAAGGACGCCGGTATCCGTGTGCGTGTAGACGATCGCGCTGACTTGACTCCGGGCTGGAAGTTCAACGAGTATGAAATGCGCGGGGTACCTGTGCGTCTGGAGCTTGGCCCGCGTGATATGGAGAACGGAGTCTGTGTTCTGGTATCCCGTATCAGCGGCGAAAAGAAGGTTATCCAGCAGGAAAACCTGGTAGAAGAAGTACAAGCGATGCTGGAGCAGGTGCACAATGAGATGTATGAGCGTGCCCTGAAATTCCGTGAAGATCACTTCTATTCGGTAGATACACTGGATGAGATGAAAGCTTCAATGGAAGAAAAACGCGGGTTTGCGCTGGCCGGCTGGTGCGGAACTGAAGAATGCGAAGATAAAGTCAAGGAAGTTACGGGTGCAGGCAGCCGTAATATTCCGTTCGATCCGGCAGAAAAGAAGACAACCTGCATTTGCTGCGGCAAACCTGCCCGGCATACGGTTGTATTTGCCAAGGCGTATTAA
- the rseP gene encoding RIP metalloprotease RseP → MEMVRVVFLTVFMFFVLVTVHEWGHYYFAKRAGILVREFAIGFGPKLFSYKRNETQFTLRLLPFGGYARMAGEDPEIIEISQGQTIAVRLGQDNKVKNIYLDALDTRRNVIRGEALHTDLENDLQIRLDVDGDVTTYDVHPQAMMIRGSQQTQIAPKDRQFGSKTVGQRALAIFAGPLMNFLLAFVLFAVHLQMAGIPIENPTYVKIGDISEGMPAQEAGLQKGDIVLSVNGENIGGDYEKMIELTSASLGKEMNWTLQRGDETFDVTLIPRSMEGEEGGKVGITPELPTRKAGFGETITKSGVAMADTTELIFVGFKQLINNFNMDDISGPVGTAKITGQIAQQGIQYLTYWAAILSLYLGIFNLLPIPALDGSRLVFLGIEALRGKPIDPGREGMVHFVGFALLFLVMIAVTYNDILRLITG, encoded by the coding sequence ATGGAAATGGTCAGGGTCGTTTTTTTAACGGTGTTCATGTTTTTCGTTCTGGTAACCGTCCATGAATGGGGACATTATTATTTTGCCAAACGCGCCGGTATTCTGGTAAGGGAATTTGCTATCGGTTTCGGTCCGAAACTGTTTTCTTATAAACGCAATGAAACCCAGTTCACGCTCCGCCTGCTGCCTTTCGGCGGTTATGCGCGGATGGCCGGAGAAGATCCGGAGATTATTGAGATAAGTCAGGGACAGACCATAGCGGTCAGACTCGGACAGGACAATAAGGTCAAAAATATTTATCTTGATGCGCTGGATACACGCAGAAACGTAATACGCGGCGAAGCGCTGCATACGGATCTGGAGAATGATCTGCAAATCCGATTGGATGTGGACGGGGATGTAACGACATACGACGTTCACCCGCAAGCCATGATGATCAGGGGCAGCCAGCAGACCCAAATAGCACCTAAAGACCGCCAATTTGGCAGTAAAACGGTCGGGCAGCGTGCCCTTGCTATTTTTGCCGGACCGTTAATGAACTTTCTGCTGGCCTTCGTGCTTTTCGCAGTCCATCTGCAGATGGCCGGTATTCCGATTGAGAATCCGACTTATGTCAAAATCGGTGATATCAGCGAAGGCATGCCTGCGCAGGAAGCCGGTCTGCAAAAAGGTGATATTGTATTATCTGTGAACGGGGAGAACATCGGCGGCGATTATGAGAAGATGATTGAGCTGACCTCGGCTTCCCTTGGTAAAGAGATGAATTGGACTCTGCAGCGCGGTGATGAGACGTTCGATGTAACGCTGATTCCCCGGAGCATGGAGGGCGAAGAAGGCGGCAAGGTCGGGATTACCCCGGAGCTTCCTACACGCAAAGCCGGTTTTGGCGAGACCATTACCAAATCAGGTGTAGCGATGGCGGATACAACCGAGCTGATTTTTGTCGGCTTTAAGCAGCTGATTAATAACTTTAACATGGACGATATTTCCGGACCTGTCGGTACAGCCAAAATTACCGGCCAGATTGCTCAGCAAGGCATTCAGTACCTAACGTATTGGGCGGCTATTCTGAGCCTGTACCTCGGGATTTTCAATCTTTTGCCGATTCCTGCCCTTGACGGAAGCCGTCTGGTGTTCCTTGGCATAGAGGCGCTGCGCGGCAAACCGATTGACCCCGGCCGGGAAGGCATGGTTCATTTCGTCGGATTTGCGCTGTTGTTCCTGGTGATGATCGCTGTCACTTATAATGATATCTTGCGGCTTATCACCGGATAA
- a CDS encoding 1-deoxy-D-xylulose-5-phosphate reductoisomerase — translation MKKISVLGSTGSIGTQTLDVVAMHPEAFQIDGLAAGGNTALLLEQARRFHPRRVSVSTRELAEEIRSELPSGIELFYGDEGLVEIAAGGDAETVVTAVVGSVGLQSTLAAIEAGRHIGLANKETLVTAGHLVTELAERKGVKLLPVDSEHSAIFQCLNGENREDIAGITLTASGGSFRDYTRDQLKNVTVEDALRHPNWSMGAKITIDSATMANKGLEVIEAHYLFGLPYEQVDVLLHPESIIHSYVEFRDSSIIAQLGTPDMRVPIQYALTYPDRWHSPAARLSLAEIGSLTFREMDYVRYPALRLAIDSGKAGGTATTAFNAANEVAVARFLRHEIPFLRIEELIDEVLQRHENVSMPDLQHIQHCDASVRELAARL, via the coding sequence GTGAAAAAAATCAGTGTACTTGGCTCTACAGGTTCCATCGGCACACAAACACTGGATGTAGTGGCTATGCATCCTGAAGCCTTTCAGATCGACGGCCTGGCTGCCGGCGGCAATACGGCCCTGCTGCTGGAGCAGGCCCGCCGGTTTCATCCGCGCCGGGTTTCCGTATCGACCAGGGAGCTTGCCGAGGAAATCCGCTCCGAGCTGCCCTCGGGGATCGAGCTTTTTTACGGTGATGAGGGACTGGTGGAGATTGCTGCCGGAGGGGACGCTGAAACCGTCGTAACCGCGGTTGTTGGCAGTGTGGGTCTGCAGTCAACGCTGGCTGCCATCGAAGCCGGCAGGCATATCGGCCTGGCCAACAAAGAGACGCTTGTTACCGCAGGACATCTGGTGACAGAGCTTGCAGAACGAAAGGGCGTTAAGCTGCTCCCGGTCGACAGCGAACACTCCGCAATTTTTCAATGTCTTAACGGCGAGAACCGTGAGGATATTGCCGGCATTACTTTGACAGCCTCTGGCGGCTCCTTCCGCGACTATACCCGCGATCAGCTTAAAAATGTAACTGTAGAGGATGCACTGCGCCATCCGAACTGGAGTATGGGGGCCAAAATCACCATCGATTCGGCAACCATGGCCAATAAAGGCCTCGAAGTTATCGAAGCACATTACCTGTTTGGACTGCCTTATGAACAGGTGGACGTCCTGCTGCATCCGGAAAGTATTATCCACTCCTATGTGGAGTTCCGCGACAGCAGTATTATTGCCCAGCTCGGAACTCCGGACATGCGTGTTCCCATTCAATATGCGCTTACTTACCCGGACCGGTGGCATTCACCTGCCGCGAGGCTGTCGCTGGCTGAAATCGGCAGTCTGACCTTCCGCGAAATGGATTATGTCCGCTATCCGGCACTGAGGCTGGCTATTGACAGCGGAAAAGCCGGGGGAACAGCAACCACCGCCTTTAATGCAGCGAATGAAGTGGCAGTAGCCCGTTTTCTGCGGCATGAAATTCCGTTTTTGCGTATAGAGGAGCTTATCGACGAGGTGCTGCAGCGCCATGAGAATGTTTCAATGCCGGATTTACAGCACATTCAGCATTGCGATGCTTCGGTGCGGGAGCTTGCAGCCCGACTGTAA
- a CDS encoding phosphatidate cytidylyltransferase has protein sequence MKQRLITGIVAGAVFLWLCLLGGWPYQLLLTAMALIGFYEFVKMTGLPAMGGTALLGYASVLCFMIPRDLLGSSEWLSWEQGIWLLLLVFLLVTVFSKNKQDIKITALLFTGIVYIGMGFSYMGIARGAEDGHGVFWTFLLLCCIWGSDAGAYFVGKSFGRNKLWPAISPNKTVEGALGGVVISVVISALFAILGPDLLTLGEALLIGLACAVLGQLGDLVQSAYKRVYGIKDSGSLLPGHGGILDRCDSWIIVFPFVHIVMLMPYY, from the coding sequence TTGAAGCAACGATTGATTACCGGAATTGTTGCCGGAGCAGTGTTTTTGTGGTTGTGCCTTTTGGGAGGCTGGCCGTATCAGCTTTTGCTTACCGCCATGGCTCTCATCGGATTTTATGAATTTGTAAAAATGACGGGATTGCCGGCAATGGGCGGCACTGCCCTGCTTGGTTATGCTTCTGTTCTGTGCTTCATGATTCCTAGGGATCTGCTCGGCAGCTCCGAGTGGCTGTCATGGGAACAGGGGATTTGGCTGCTGCTGCTGGTGTTCCTGCTGGTGACCGTGTTCAGCAAGAACAAGCAGGATATCAAGATCACCGCACTGCTGTTCACCGGGATTGTATACATAGGCATGGGCTTCTCTTATATGGGGATTGCCCGGGGCGCGGAAGACGGACACGGTGTATTCTGGACCTTCCTGCTGCTGTGCTGTATATGGGGCAGTGACGCAGGTGCATATTTTGTCGGAAAAAGCTTTGGCAGGAACAAGCTCTGGCCGGCTATCAGTCCCAACAAGACCGTTGAGGGAGCCCTTGGCGGTGTTGTCATTTCTGTTGTGATTTCGGCATTGTTTGCGATACTTGGTCCGGATCTGCTGACCCTTGGAGAGGCGCTCCTTATCGGACTGGCCTGCGCCGTGCTGGGTCAGCTTGGTGATCTTGTACAGTCAGCCTATAAACGGGTGTACGGTATTAAGGATTCAGGCTCGCTGCTGCCTGGTCATGGGGGTATTCTTGACCGCTGCGACAGCTGGATTATCGTTTTTCCTTTCGTACATATCGTAATGCTTATGCCTTACTATTAA
- a CDS encoding isoprenyl transferase, with protein MIKRVQAWLSRKDGQQEQEPPVEISPDNIPRHVAVIMDGNGRWAKRRGLPRIVGHQNGMKAVKRATIAANDLGIEFLTMYAFSTENWKRPKDEVDFLMRLPVEFLAIELDELIEKNVQVRVMGDTDALPSHTRKAMEEAVARTQANTGLILNFALNYGGRKEIEDCMRGIGRDIQAGVLSPDEITSELIDSRLLSGSLPDPDLLIRTSGEMRLSNFMLWQIAYSELWFTDVYWPEFDKSHLQQAVAEYQRRTRRYGGLK; from the coding sequence ATGATCAAACGGGTTCAAGCATGGCTTAGCCGTAAAGACGGGCAGCAGGAGCAGGAGCCGCCAGTCGAGATTTCACCGGATAATATTCCCCGGCATGTGGCTGTAATTATGGATGGCAACGGCCGCTGGGCCAAACGGCGCGGACTGCCGCGGATCGTCGGCCATCAAAACGGAATGAAAGCCGTCAAGCGTGCTACCATTGCAGCCAATGACCTCGGCATAGAGTTTCTGACCATGTATGCATTCTCTACAGAAAACTGGAAGCGCCCTAAAGATGAAGTCGATTTCTTAATGCGTCTGCCTGTTGAATTTCTGGCTATAGAACTGGACGAACTGATTGAGAAGAATGTACAGGTGCGTGTAATGGGCGATACCGATGCGTTACCTTCGCATACCCGCAAAGCAATGGAAGAGGCGGTAGCCCGGACACAAGCCAATACTGGACTTATATTGAATTTTGCTCTTAACTACGGCGGCCGGAAAGAAATTGAAGACTGCATGAGGGGAATAGGCCGGGATATCCAAGCCGGAGTGCTGAGCCCCGATGAAATTACTTCTGAGCTGATCGACAGCAGACTCTTGTCCGGCAGCCTGCCGGATCCGGACCTGCTTATCCGGACAAGCGGTGAAATGCGGCTGAGCAATTTCATGCTCTGGCAGATTGCATACAGTGAGCTATGGTTCACGGATGTGTACTGGCCGGAGTTTGACAAGTCGCATCTGCAGCAGGCTGTAGCGGAATATCAGCGCCGCACACGCCGGTACGGTGGACTGAAGTAG
- the frr gene encoding ribosome recycling factor — protein MPQTVKQNAVERMEKAIVSLKRDLATLRAGRASTSLLDRIQVEYYGAPTPVNQLANISTPDSRTLLIQPWDKSAMSDIERAIMKSDLGLTPANDGTIIRLSIPPLTEERRTELVKFTKKFGEEAKVAIRNIRRDANDDIKKMEKNGISEDESRGHQEDIQKSTDKFIAEVDKVLLSKEKEIMEV, from the coding sequence ATGCCACAAACGGTCAAACAAAATGCTGTGGAGCGTATGGAAAAAGCGATTGTATCGCTCAAACGCGATCTGGCAACTTTGCGGGCAGGACGTGCATCAACTTCGCTGCTGGATCGTATCCAGGTTGAATATTATGGAGCACCTACTCCCGTTAACCAACTGGCGAATATCAGTACACCTGATTCCCGCACACTGCTCATCCAGCCGTGGGACAAATCAGCGATGTCTGATATCGAACGGGCGATCATGAAGTCCGATCTGGGACTTACGCCTGCTAATGACGGTACTATCATCCGTCTTTCGATTCCGCCGCTTACAGAGGAACGCCGGACGGAACTGGTGAAGTTCACCAAGAAATTTGGCGAAGAAGCGAAAGTGGCGATCCGCAACATCCGCCGTGATGCTAATGACGACATCAAAAAGATGGAGAAAAACGGCATTTCGGAAGATGAGTCACGCGGACATCAGGAAGATATTCAAAAATCCACGGATAAGTTCATAGCAGAAGTAGATAAAGTGCTCTTGTCCAAAGAAAAAGAGATTATGGAAGTATAA